In Bacillota bacterium, one genomic interval encodes:
- the infA gene encoding translation initiation factor IF-1, producing MTRDDVIEVEGRVIENLPNAMFRVELDNGHRILAHVSGKIRLNFIRIIPGDRVVVQLSPYDLTRGRIVYRHR from the coding sequence ATGACCCGGGATGACGTCATAGAGGTCGAGGGGCGGGTGATCGAAAACCTGCCCAACGCCATGTTCCGGGTAGAGCTGGACAACGGGCATCGTATCCTGGCCCACGTATCGGGCAAGATTCGGCTCAACTTCATCCGTATCATCCCCGGTGACCGGGTGGTGGTCCAGCTTTCCCCGTACGACCTCACCCGGGGAAGAATCGTGTACCGCCACCGTTGA
- the rpmJ gene encoding 50S ribosomal protein L36, with amino-acid sequence MKVRPSVKRMCEKCKVIRRKGRVMIICPNAKHKQRQGS; translated from the coding sequence ATGAAGGTGAGGCCCTCGGTGAAGAGGATGTGCGAGAAATGCAAGGTGATCAGGCGCAAGGGGCGAGTGATGATTATCTGTCCCAATGCCAAGCACAAGCAGCGTCAGGGCAGTTGA
- the rpsM gene encoding 30S ribosomal protein S13, producing the protein MARIAGVDLPRERRIEAALPVIYGIGPSRARQILRATGVNPDTRVKDLTEEEVSRIREYIDKNFKVEGDLQREVQLNIKRLIDIGCYRGIRHRRGLPVRGQRTRTNARTRKGPRKTVGVRRKK; encoded by the coding sequence ATGGCAAGAATAGCAGGGGTAGACCTGCCCCGGGAGCGGCGCATCGAAGCTGCCCTTCCGGTGATCTACGGGATCGGTCCCTCGCGGGCCCGGCAGATACTGCGGGCCACGGGGGTTAACCCGGACACCCGGGTGAAGGACCTCACCGAGGAGGAAGTCTCCCGCATCCGCGAGTACATCGACAAGAACTTCAAGGTGGAAGGCGACCTGCAGCGGGAGGTCCAGCTCAACATCAAGCGGCTCATCGATATCGGGTGCTACCGGGGGATCAGGCACCGCCGTGGTCTGCCCGTGAGGGGACAGCGCACCCGGACCAACGCCCGCACCCGCAAGGGGCCGCGCAAGACAGTGGGCGTGCGGCGCAAGAAGTAA
- the rpsK gene encoding 30S ribosomal protein S11 — protein MPRRGTRARKKERIVVPKGVAHIKSTFNNTIVTITDPAGKVLTWASAGTQGFKGSRKGTPYAAQMAAEAAARAALDLGMREVEVYVKGPGSGREAAIRALQATGLEVSLIKDVTPIPHNGCRPPKRRRV, from the coding sequence TTGCCGCGTAGAGGTACCCGTGCTCGCAAGAAGGAGCGAATAGTCGTTCCCAAGGGTGTGGCTCATATCAAGTCCACCTTTAACAACACCATTGTGACCATAACCGATCCCGCCGGCAAGGTGCTCACCTGGGCGTCGGCGGGGACCCAGGGGTTCAAGGGTTCGCGTAAGGGTACGCCCTATGCCGCCCAGATGGCGGCGGAAGCGGCGGCGCGGGCCGCCCTGGACCTTGGTATGCGGGAAGTGGAAGTGTACGTGAAGGGTCCCGGATCAGGCCGAGAGGCGGCCATCAGGGCCCTGCAGGCTACCGGCCTGGAGGTGAGCCTGATCAAGGACGTCACTCCCATCCCTCACAACGGTTGCCGGCCTCCCAAGCGCCGGCGTGTGTAG
- the rpsD gene encoding 30S ribosomal protein S4: protein MARYTGPVCRLCRREGVKLFLKGERCYTPHCPLEGRKVRANPPGERGRGRTKPTEYALQLREKQKARRIYGILERQFRRYFEMASRARGVTGEALLQLLERRLDNVVYRMGLAASRSEARQMVRHGHFTVNGRRVTIPSYLVREGDVVAVHPRSRDRVRFQEMQERARARTPVAWLDVDVDRMQARVLRYPRREEIDTPVQEHLIVELYSK, encoded by the coding sequence TTGGCCCGTTATACGGGACCCGTGTGCCGGTTGTGCCGGCGGGAGGGGGTCAAGCTTTTCCTCAAGGGAGAGCGCTGTTACACCCCGCACTGCCCCCTGGAAGGACGCAAGGTGCGCGCTAACCCGCCCGGCGAGCGGGGGCGGGGACGCACCAAGCCCACCGAATATGCCCTGCAACTGCGGGAAAAGCAGAAAGCCCGCCGCATCTACGGCATCCTGGAACGGCAGTTCCGGCGTTACTTCGAGATGGCTTCCCGGGCCCGGGGAGTTACCGGCGAGGCCCTGCTGCAACTCCTCGAGCGCAGGCTGGACAACGTGGTATACCGGATGGGACTGGCGGCTTCCCGGTCGGAGGCTCGCCAGATGGTGCGTCACGGTCACTTCACCGTGAACGGGAGGCGGGTGACTATCCCATCTTACCTGGTGCGCGAAGGGGACGTGGTGGCGGTTCATCCCCGTTCCCGGGACAGGGTGCGCTTCCAGGAGATGCAGGAGCGGGCCCGGGCTCGTACGCCGGTGGCCTGGCTGGACGTGGATGTGGACAGGATGCAGGCCCGCGTGCTCCGCTACCCGAGGCGGGAGGAAATCGACACCCCCGTCCAGGAGCACCTGATCGTGGAGTTGTACTCCAAGTAG